The proteins below are encoded in one region of Sminthopsis crassicaudata isolate SCR6 chromosome 1, ASM4859323v1, whole genome shotgun sequence:
- the CCDC107 gene encoding coiled-coil domain-containing protein 107, with protein sequence MSPVELVRVAAHCLRNYPSLTKDGLAALLPLDSSTEVEGLLGGATGSCDIGQTHMRAWHFLPELDVRTYVRVVTGCMPTSLPRCCAARRGSRRSLDMRASGPCGQALLPAALALLLVTAVLRIFEGGAGPRPPAGDQAQDGLRRTLEEPRVASRAWGPLPLGALYAVGVLAFVLRWCLQGQNEAEVSPEEKPTEKELLRREEQLAQELAKTEHLLGGLLDQLDPLFERVDALAGAQQDLLTLRLQTISQLLEDQGLRTAVASQEYNPPVREDLSAEEDDDNDLQTWGWGEEPEEGVPEAWAPNVSWGQLGENGKEWGLRRRKWMEGTQVTH encoded by the exons ATGAGCCCCGTGGAGTTGGTGCGCGTGGCGGCGCACTGCCTGCGTAACTATCCTTCTCTGACTAAGGACGGCCTCGCCGCGCTCCTTCCACTCGACTCTTCCACCGAAGTAGAAGGGCTTCTTGGCGGGGCTACAGGGAGCTGCGACATAGGCCAGACGCACATGCGTGCGTGGCACTTTCTGCCAGAG TTGGACGTACGTACGTACGTGCGTGTCGTCACGGGCTGCATGCCTACTTCGCTCCCACGCTGCTGTGCTGCTAGGCGAGGCTCGCGCCGCTCGCTCGACATGCGGGCGTCAGGGCCCTGCGGCCAGGCGCTCCTGCCGGCCGCATTGGCGTTGCTTCTCGTGACCGCAGTCCTCCGGATCTTCGAGGGAGGCGCCGGGCCGCGGCCCCCGGCAG GGGATCAGGCCCAAGATGGGCTGCGGAGGACGCTGGAGGAGCCGCGGGTGGCGAGCCGGGCGTGGGGGCCGCTGCCCCTGGGAGCCTTGTACGCCGTGGGCGTCCTGGCCTTCGTGCTGCGCTGGTGTCTGCAG GGACAAAACGAGGCCGAAGTTTCCCCGGAGGAAAAGCCCACAGAGAAGGAGCTTTTGCGCAGAG AAGAGCAGCTGGCTCAGGAACTAGCGAAGACAGAGCATCTCCTGGGCGGCCTGCTGGACCAGCTGGATCCTCTGTTTGAGCG GGTGGACGCTCTGGCCGGAGCCCAGCAGGACCTGCTGACATTAAGGCTTCAGACCATCAGCCAGCTGCTAGAGGACCAGGGACTGCGCACGGCTGTTGCCTCCCAAG AGTACAACCCCCCTGTCCGGGAGGACCTGAGTGCTGAGGAAGATGATGACAATGACCTTCAGACCTGGGGCTGGGGGGAGGAACCTGAGGAGGGAGTGCCCGAGGCCTGGGCCCCAAATGTCTCCTGGGGTCAACTTGGGGAAAATGGGAAGGAGTGGGGACTCAGGAGGAGGAAGTGGATGGAGGGCACTCAAGTCACCCACTGA
- the SIT1 gene encoding signaling threshold-regulating transmembrane adapter 1: MNDKKCSNVTAGFPDLQCAFGLWALLGVVTLLLLLALAEHLIRWTRKKNKTLQEQDSPKRPVEEVPLYGNLTYLQTGRLPQKPGPILQEQSAGDIPRVGEEAMCYASLQLQPPQGRPPGPNAGSPIKYSEVVMMLEPEQSTPKPRLPEPELYASVGSQTRRAAFPNEDYANSQPGDE, from the exons ATGAACGATAAGAAATGCTCCAATGTTACAGCTG GGTTCCCGGACTTGCAGTGTGCCTTTGGGCTGTGGGCCCTGCTGGGCGTGGTGACTCTGTTGCTCCTTTTGGCACTGGCTGAACACCTAATCCGATGGaccagaaaaaagaacaagactTTGCAGGAGCAGGACAG CCCTAAGAGGCCTGTGGAAGAGGTACCACTGTATGGGAACCTGACGTACCTGCAAACAG GGCGGCTCCCGCAGAAGCCAGGGCCTATTCTTCAGGAGCAATCAGCAGGAGACATCCCCCGA GTGGGAGAAGAAGCAATGTGCTATGCCAGCCTGCAGCTGCAGCCTCCTCAGGGTCGCCCCCCAGGACCCAATGCAGGGTCCCCCATTAAATACTCAGAGGTGGTGATGATGCTGGAGCCTGAGCAGTCTACCCCCAAGCCCCGGCTCCCGGAGCCTGAACTCTACGCCTCGGTGGGCTCTCAGACCCGTCGGGCGGCCTTCCCTAACGAGGACTATGCCAACAGCCAGCCAGGAGATGAGTGA